From Rudanella lutea DSM 19387, a single genomic window includes:
- a CDS encoding RagB/SusD family nutrient uptake outer membrane protein, whose translation MKKHTQILLTTLLVGGFTACNPLQTEEVIDPNYPSVGAVTNNATKAQLDGLSIGQVSIARDGIQTYLWVLGTLGKELFNFNGTESRWMTELNGLRPIDNSAFYNGATTAFGLPVRQANITLAAVNNTNSVTDREKNGYRGLANTFKGLAYLYMLNAQGSNGVRLNVEDPFKPSKPASYAESLTGIAKILDEGAAQLDQAGATFPYTLPSGYAGFDTPAAFKRFNRAIALRVAIYQADWAKAATLLPQTFYNATGDLNAGPRHTFNATPPDRANPLLNTASSQIVGVQQVFDAAEANDKRLSKVRKLATPLTYTSGVTYGTPYLTNMYASANDAVPIIRNEELILIAAEIAAQQGNAAEATRHLNIVRTAAGLPAYAGATTRDALINAVLKERQYSLFYEGHRWVDMRRYNKLGEIVLPVAGMKVLERLERPVAEVNWDVFNP comes from the coding sequence ATGAAAAAACATACACAAATTCTGCTTACCACGCTGCTGGTAGGTGGTTTTACGGCCTGTAACCCGTTGCAGACCGAAGAGGTGATTGACCCGAATTACCCTAGTGTAGGGGCTGTTACCAACAACGCTACCAAAGCCCAGCTTGATGGGCTCTCGATCGGGCAAGTTTCAATTGCCCGCGATGGTATCCAGACCTACCTCTGGGTACTGGGTACGCTGGGCAAAGAGCTGTTTAACTTCAACGGTACCGAGTCGCGCTGGATGACGGAACTGAACGGGTTGCGGCCTATCGATAACTCGGCTTTTTACAATGGGGCAACTACGGCGTTTGGCCTGCCCGTACGTCAGGCAAACATTACGCTGGCGGCTGTTAATAACACTAACTCGGTAACCGACCGTGAGAAAAACGGCTACCGGGGGCTTGCCAACACGTTTAAGGGATTGGCCTACCTGTACATGCTCAATGCGCAGGGCTCCAACGGCGTTCGCCTGAATGTGGAAGACCCCTTTAAGCCGAGCAAGCCTGCCAGCTATGCCGAGTCGCTGACGGGTATTGCGAAAATTCTGGACGAGGGTGCTGCCCAGCTCGATCAGGCGGGGGCTACGTTCCCGTACACGTTGCCCTCCGGGTACGCGGGTTTCGATACTCCGGCGGCTTTTAAGCGGTTCAACCGGGCCATTGCGTTGCGGGTTGCCATTTACCAGGCCGATTGGGCAAAGGCAGCTACCTTGCTCCCCCAAACGTTTTACAATGCTACCGGCGACCTGAACGCCGGGCCGCGGCATACGTTCAATGCCACGCCCCCCGACCGGGCCAATCCGTTGCTGAACACGGCATCGAGCCAGATTGTGGGCGTTCAGCAGGTGTTTGATGCGGCCGAGGCCAATGACAAGCGGCTAAGCAAGGTACGTAAGTTAGCCACTCCGCTCACGTATACCTCTGGGGTTACGTATGGCACGCCCTACCTGACAAACATGTATGCCAGTGCCAACGATGCTGTGCCTATTATTCGGAACGAGGAGCTGATCCTGATTGCAGCCGAAATTGCGGCTCAGCAAGGTAACGCGGCCGAAGCTACCCGCCACCTGAACATTGTACGGACGGCAGCGGGCCTGCCTGCCTACGCCGGTGCCACCACGCGCGACGCCCTTATCAACGCTGTTCTGAAAGAGCGTCAGTATTCGCTGTTTTACGAAGGACATCGGTGGGTCGATATGCGCCGGTACAACAAGCTGGGTGAGATTGTGTTGCCCGTGGCCGGTATGAAAGTGCTGGAGCGTCTGGAGCGCCCCGTTGCCGAAGTGAACTGGGATGTATTTAATCCGTAG
- a CDS encoding putative toxin-antitoxin system toxin component, PIN family, with protein MAGERLTLVVDTNVLLVSISDRSVFHWLYRGILSGHFDLAVTTEILDEYAEIIGKKWHPDVASDVCRTLLELPNVQRIEPSFRMNLIPEDPDDNKFVDCAFAANAHYLVSNDKHYDVLKQREFPQINVLTIQQLAQLLSV; from the coding sequence ATGGCTGGAGAAAGACTAACATTGGTTGTGGACACCAATGTATTGCTTGTTTCCATATCTGACCGTTCAGTATTTCACTGGCTTTACAGAGGTATTCTAAGCGGCCATTTTGATTTGGCCGTAACCACTGAAATTCTGGATGAATACGCTGAAATAATCGGCAAAAAATGGCATCCTGACGTTGCCAGTGATGTTTGTCGTACGCTTTTGGAGCTACCTAATGTTCAGAGAATCGAGCCTTCGTTTCGAATGAATTTAATTCCAGAAGACCCTGACGATAACAAATTTGTAGACTGTGCTTTTGCGGCAAATGCACACTATTTAGTCTCGAATGACAAGCACTATGATGTTCTTAAGCAGCGTGAATTTCCACAGATAAACGTGTTAACCATCCAGCAGTTAGCCCAGCTTCTCTCAGTCTGA
- the purQ gene encoding phosphoribosylformylglycinamidine synthase subunit PurQ, whose translation MKFGVVVFPGSNCDQDAVDALTLMGQPVVKLWHKDHDLQGCDFILLPGGFAHGDYLRTGAIARFSPIMNEVIAHANRGGYLMGICNGFQVLAEARLVPGVLLRNLSQKYTCKNIYLKPQSSSVLVSAGLDKEQPLKIPIAHGDGRYYADADTLKQLNDNDQIIFRYCDETGAITDAANPNGSLENIAGVANERKNVFGMMPHPERAADPLLGNTDGRLILEQLITSVLA comes from the coding sequence ATGAAATTTGGCGTTGTCGTATTCCCCGGCTCAAACTGCGATCAGGATGCAGTCGATGCCCTGACCCTGATGGGCCAGCCCGTTGTGAAACTCTGGCATAAAGACCACGACCTGCAAGGTTGTGACTTTATCTTGTTGCCCGGCGGTTTTGCCCACGGCGATTATCTGCGGACGGGGGCCATTGCCCGGTTTTCGCCCATTATGAACGAGGTGATTGCGCACGCCAACCGAGGTGGCTACCTGATGGGAATCTGCAACGGTTTTCAGGTATTGGCCGAGGCTCGTCTGGTACCGGGCGTACTGCTGCGTAACCTCAGCCAGAAGTACACCTGCAAAAACATTTATCTGAAGCCACAGTCATCGAGTGTGCTGGTTTCGGCCGGACTCGACAAGGAGCAACCCCTGAAAATTCCGATTGCGCACGGCGATGGCCGGTACTATGCCGATGCCGATACGCTAAAGCAACTGAACGATAACGATCAGATTATTTTCCGCTACTGCGACGAAACCGGGGCCATTACCGACGCGGCCAACCCCAATGGTAGCCTCGAAAACATTGCCGGTGTAGCCAACGAGCGCAAGAATGTATTTGGCATGATGCCCCACCCTGAGCGTGCCGCCGACCCCCTGCTGGGTAATACCGATGGCCGTTTGATTCTGGAGCAGCTCATTACGAGTGTGCTGGCGTAA
- a CDS encoding bifunctional metallophosphatase/5'-nucleotidase, whose protein sequence is MDALLSNRRQFLKLLGSAAVIGATAPEALAKSKTTQITILHTNDVHSRLDPFPFDGGRNAGKGGVARRLTLIQQIRKEKTHVLLFDAGDIFQGTPYFNLYLGEPEILAMNRLGYDAGTIGNHDFDGGIDNMRTQFAKADFPFLIANYDFRNTVMDGRTKPYQVFVRDGVRIGVFGLGIEPKGLIPTDAYRETKYLDPIELGNDMARRLRQDEKCSYVICLSHLGFKYNDATVSDNVLAAKTRHIDLIIGGHTHTFLNAPVSVNNLDGKPTLINQVGFAGIHLGQLDLTFERGKATLNEGKPVAVQG, encoded by the coding sequence ATGGACGCGTTACTGTCGAATAGACGTCAGTTTCTGAAACTGCTGGGTTCGGCCGCCGTGATTGGGGCTACCGCACCTGAGGCTTTGGCCAAGTCTAAAACCACCCAAATTACCATTCTGCACACCAACGATGTGCACAGTCGGCTCGATCCGTTTCCGTTTGATGGCGGGCGCAATGCCGGGAAGGGGGGCGTGGCCCGTCGCCTGACGCTCATCCAGCAGATTCGGAAAGAGAAAACCCACGTACTGCTGTTCGATGCGGGTGATATTTTCCAAGGTACGCCCTATTTCAACCTGTACCTCGGTGAGCCCGAAATTCTGGCTATGAACCGGCTCGGCTACGATGCCGGCACCATTGGTAACCACGATTTCGACGGGGGCATCGACAATATGCGTACTCAGTTTGCCAAAGCCGACTTTCCGTTTCTGATTGCCAATTACGATTTCCGGAATACCGTGATGGACGGTCGCACGAAGCCCTACCAGGTGTTTGTGCGCGATGGCGTCCGGATTGGTGTATTTGGCCTTGGTATCGAGCCAAAGGGGCTTATTCCGACGGATGCCTACCGCGAAACCAAGTACCTCGACCCGATTGAGCTGGGCAACGATATGGCCCGGCGATTACGTCAGGACGAGAAATGTAGCTACGTAATCTGCCTGTCGCACCTGGGCTTTAAATACAATGATGCCACCGTTTCGGACAACGTGCTGGCGGCCAAAACCCGCCATATTGATCTGATTATCGGAGGGCACACACATACGTTTCTGAACGCACCCGTATCGGTCAATAACCTCGACGGCAAACCCACGCTCATCAATCAGGTAGGCTTTGCCGGTATTCACCTGGGGCAGCTCGACCTCACCTTTGAGCGAGGCAAGGCTACCTTAAATGAGGGGAAACCGGTAGCGGTGCAGGGTTAA
- a CDS encoding 5'-nucleotidase C-terminal domain-containing protein, whose product MTSKQWLPVWLLFIAIAGCKPSYYLGQQTATRLTVDSATAQTDPGMAAFLQPYRQKLDQTMNEVLTRSTGRIEKGQPDAPLNDLLTDALLQQATQRYGKPVDCSHLNLGGIRTNLPAGNITIGSIYEVMPFDNQLVVMTLKGDMLQQFLNHFAASNALVIGGLRTKIKDGKVQSVQFTNGRTLQPNETYTVAMSDYIADGGENVGYIKGAIRRENLNYLIRDAFIDYFRQQGKTGTPLTPVSDGRVTVE is encoded by the coding sequence ATGACATCCAAACAGTGGCTCCCGGTATGGCTCCTATTCATTGCCATTGCCGGCTGCAAACCAAGCTATTATCTGGGTCAGCAAACCGCGACCCGGCTGACGGTCGACTCCGCGACGGCCCAAACCGACCCCGGTATGGCGGCCTTTCTGCAACCGTATCGGCAGAAACTCGATCAGACCATGAACGAGGTGCTGACCCGGTCAACGGGCCGCATCGAGAAAGGCCAACCCGACGCTCCGCTCAACGACCTGCTCACCGACGCCCTGCTCCAACAGGCCACCCAACGGTACGGTAAACCCGTTGATTGCTCGCACCTGAATCTGGGTGGCATCCGAACCAACCTGCCCGCAGGAAATATCACCATCGGCTCTATTTACGAGGTGATGCCGTTTGATAACCAACTGGTGGTGATGACGCTCAAAGGCGATATGCTTCAGCAATTCCTGAATCACTTCGCGGCCTCCAACGCCCTGGTTATTGGCGGTTTGCGCACTAAAATCAAGGATGGCAAAGTACAGTCGGTACAGTTTACCAACGGCCGTACGCTGCAACCCAACGAGACCTACACCGTTGCCATGAGCGATTACATTGCGGATGGGGGCGAAAACGTGGGCTACATCAAAGGAGCTATCCGTCGCGAGAATCTGAACTACCTCATCCGCGATGCATTCATTGATTATTTTCGTCAACAGGGTAAAACCGGCACCCCTCTAACCCCCGTATCGGATGGACGCGTTACTGTCGAATAG